A genome region from Mugil cephalus isolate CIBA_MC_2020 chromosome 13, CIBA_Mcephalus_1.1, whole genome shotgun sequence includes the following:
- the nvl gene encoding nuclear valosin-containing protein-like isoform X3 produces MNNSLTSLYRKINPAGGSPGSTSSEPGKLTSTGGWFIDRNRGPEKGIIDLCEEKPTNLPPTAMYFCHQRANLSIKLDKFPEISKKGTKSSAESTESGTLTKKAKTKSPELQYSTLKFEDVGGNEDTLMEVCKLLIHMRHPEVYQQLGMVPPRGFLLHGPPGCGKTLLAQAVAGELQLPMLKVSAPELVSGVSGESELKLRELFDLAVSSSPCILFIDEIDAITPKREVASKDMERRIVAQLLTCMDDLNGLVRAQVLVIGATNRPDSLDPALRRAGRFDREICLGIPNEVARLRILKTLCRKLKLPEDFDYQHLAQLTPGYVGADLMALCREAAMNAVNRVLLENMAFPQRQIQSTTKDMSENRFQTDGLTAEEDRQQHAADVIPVPKEGSGQNHLQGELWNLLHLLKNTKMLSEEELAGLSIAMTDFQDSLASVQPSAKREGFATVPDVTWEDVGALQDIREELTMAILAPVRSPEQFHALGLSAPSGILLAGPPGCGKTLLAKAVASESGLNFISVKGPELLNMYVGESERAVRQVFQRGRNSAPCVIFFDEIDALCPRRSGHESGASVRVVNQLLTEMDGLEARRQVFIMAATNRPDIIDPAILRPGRLDKTLYVGLPPPADRHAILLTITKGGAKPQLEQDVSLEEIAFDERCDCFTGADLTALVREASVNAFRAYLKSQHASAASCGYTFVSGTAVDIRVSKANFEDAFKKVRPSVSKKSRHCPDCSSARHVAAILDRSKLSLQLQLLRY; encoded by the exons ATGAACAACTCTCTTACATCTCTGTACCGGAAGATAAATCCTGCTGGTGGCAGTCCTGGCAGCACATCCTCTGAACCAGGAAAGCTGACCTCGACAGGGGGTTGGTTCATTGACAGAAATCGAGGCCCAGAGAAGGGCATTATTGACCTGTGTGAAGAGAAGCCAACAAAT CTGCCACCAACTGCAATGTATTTTTGTCACCAGCGGGCAAATTTATCCATCAAGCTTGACAAGTTTCCTGAAATCTCAAAAAAGGGGACAAAGAGCTCAGCTGAAAGTACTGAGTCTGGCACCCTGACCAAGAAAG caaaaacTAAGTCTCCAGAGCTGCAGTACTCTACTCTGAAGTTTGAAGATGTAGGGGGTAATGAAGACACATTAATG GAGGTTTGCAAGCTGCTGATCCACATGCGTCACCCAGAGGTGTACCAGCAGCTAGGAATGGTTCCTCCAAGGGGTTTTCTCCTCCATGGTCCTCCAGGCTGTGGAAAGACCTTACTGGCCCAAGCTGTGGCTGGA GAGTTGCAGTTGCCCATGTTGAAGGTGTCTGCCCCAGAGCTGGTGTCAGGAGTGTCTGGGGAATCTGAACTCAAGCTTAGAGAACTGTTTGACTTGGCTGTG AGCTCTTCCCCATGTATCCTGTTCATTGATGAAATTGATGCCATTACACCTAAAAGAGAGGTGGCCTCTAAAGACATGGAGAGAAGGATTGTAGCCCAGCTACTAACCTGCATGGATG ATTTGAATGGTCTGGTGAGAGCTCAAGTCCTCGTCATTGGTGCCACCAACAGGCCAGACTCCCTAGACCCAGCCCTTCGGCGAGCTGGGCGCTTCGACAGAGAGATCTGCCTGGGCATCCCCAATGAAGTAGCTCGTTTGAG AATCTTGAAGACTTTGTGTCGAAAGCTTAAGCTACCAGAAGATTTTGACTACCAACATCTGGCACAGCTCACCCCAGGTTATGTGGGTGCTGACCTAATGGCTCTCTGCCGTGAAGCTGCCATGAATGCTGTCAACAGGGTTCTATTGGAAAATATGGCATTTCCACAGAGACAAATCCAGAGCACTACTAAAGACATGTCTGAAAACAGATTTCAGACTGATGGACTGACAGCTGAAGAGGACCGTCAACAACATGCAGCAGACGTAATCCCAGTACCTAAGGAAGGGTCCGGACAGAATCACCTGCAG GGAGAGCTATGGAACCTCTTACAcctgctgaaaaacacaaaaatgctgTCAGAGGAAGAGTTGGCTGGCCTGTCCATTGCCATGACAGATTTCCAGGACTCTCTGGCCAGTGTCCAACCTTCTGCTAAGAGGGAGGGCTTTGCCACTGTGCCTGATGTCACCTGGGAGGATGTTGGAGCCCTACAGGACATCAGAGAGGAGCTTACCATGGCTATACTG GCTCCAGTGCGCTCTCCGGAGCAGTTCCATGCTCTGGGGCTCAGTGCTCCATCTGGAATTCTGCTGGCTGGACCTCCAGGATGCGGAAAAACACTGCTGGCCAAG GCAGTGGCCAGTGAGTCAGGCCTCAACTTCATTTCTGTCAAGGGTCCAGAACTTCTCAACATG TATGTGGGGGAAAGTGAGCGTGCTGTCAGACAGGTCTTCCAGAGAGGACGCAATTCAGCTCCTTGTGTCATCTTTTTTGATGAGATTGATGCTCTGTGTCCACGCCGCTCTGGCCACGAG TCAGGAGCCAGTGTTCGTGTCGTCAACCAGCTGCTTACAGAGATGGATGGCTTAGAGGCGCGACGACAGGTCTTCATCATGGCTGCAACAAATAGACCAG ATATAATTGACCCTGCAATACTGAGGCCAGGTCGTCTAGATAAAACCTTATATGTGGGTTTGCCACCTCCAGCAGACCGTCACGCCATCCTGCTTACCATTACAAAG GGGGGCGCAAAACCTCAGCTGGAGCAGGATGTCAGCCTTGAAGAGATAGCTTTTGATGAGCGCTGTGATTGCTTCAC TGGAGCAGACCTGACTGCATTAGTGAGGGAAGCCTCTGTTAATGCCTTCAGAGCCTACCTGAAATCCCAGCATGCTTCAGCTGCTTCTTGTG GTTACACATTTGTCTCTGGCACTGCTGTTGACATCAGAGTGAGCAAAGCCAATTTTGAGGATGCCTTCAAGAAAGTTCGTCCTTCTGTGTCCAAAAAG AGTAGACACTGCCCTGACTGCTCCAGCGCGAGACACGTTGCTGCCATCTTGGACCGGTCTAaactcagcctccagctgcagctactACGGTACTGA